The following proteins are co-located in the Haloarcula marismortui ATCC 43049 genome:
- the gcvH gene encoding glycine cleavage system protein GcvH, with amino-acid sequence MSFDVPDDLRYLESHEWVRVAGDTAEVGITAFAQDELGDVVFVELPDEGTELTAGEDFGVVESIKAVSDVYAPVSGTVTAVNDRLRDEPELLNEDPFGDGWMLTVEVDDKSETDDLLSPDAYRDQIE; translated from the coding sequence ATGAGCTTCGACGTTCCCGACGACCTGCGATATCTGGAGTCACACGAATGGGTACGCGTCGCCGGTGACACTGCCGAGGTCGGCATCACGGCGTTCGCACAGGACGAACTCGGCGACGTGGTGTTCGTCGAACTGCCCGATGAAGGCACGGAGCTGACTGCGGGCGAGGACTTCGGCGTGGTGGAGTCTATCAAGGCTGTGTCCGACGTGTACGCCCCCGTCTCCGGCACCGTCACAGCAGTCAACGACCGACTCCGCGACGAGCCGGAACTGCTGAACGAGGACCCGTTCGGCGACGGCTGGATGCTCACTGTCGAGGTTGACGACAAGAGCGAAACCGACGACCTGCTTTCACCCGACGCGTACCGCGATCAGATCGAGTAA